One window of the Dehalococcoidales bacterium genome contains the following:
- a CDS encoding metalloregulator ArsR/SmtB family transcription factor, with translation MQEKTLLDVTKIKEQAELFAALADPTRLKLLQVLCRQNPPGCRCVNNLSQLLGITQPAVSQHLRVLKSVGLVIGEKRGFRMHYLIDPEGLKRCQGVLSTTLEFDKICEEDSCRQNCHLP, from the coding sequence ATGCAAGAAAAAACACTGCTGGACGTTACTAAAATAAAGGAACAAGCGGAGTTATTCGCCGCGCTGGCGGATCCTACCCGGCTAAAACTGCTCCAGGTCCTTTGCCGCCAGAATCCCCCCGGCTGCCGCTGTGTCAATAACCTTTCACAGTTGCTTGGCATAACTCAACCGGCCGTTTCCCAGCATCTCCGGGTATTAAAGTCGGTCGGATTGGTCATCGGAGAGAAACGCGGTTTCCGCATGCACTATCTGATTGATCCTGAAGGGCTGAAACGCTGCCAGGGAGTTCTTTCCACCACACTCGAATTCGATAAAATTTGCGAAGAAGACTCCTGCCGGCAAAACTGTCATCTGCCATAA
- a CDS encoding HAD-IC family P-type ATPase encodes MENWHNLSIDESLRQLAVQSTGLTEDEVGKRRLEYGANELETKKNISRLLIFLNQFKSPLIYVLAVAAIVSFVIGHSTDAFVILGILILNAAIGFFQETQAEKSMNALLELASPKAKVRRDNKLAIKPARELVPGDIIHLEAGDKVPADARLIEAANLKANESALTGESMPVEKNTRTIAGEAVIADQLNMTFLGTAITGGRATALVVKTGMSTEMGQIARGLQEVKPEPTPLQKNVGQLSRYLMILFLGATALLLVAGLIKGMNWTEIFLVTIAAAVSAIPEGLPAVLTVVLSIGMRAMAKRNAIVRKLLAVETLGSATVICSDKTGTLTMNQMTVRQLFDGNSFIQVTGEGYNPKGQFMKDNQPLSVEEKEKVNLLLKIGALCNDARLMSHNGQPGIIGDPTDGALVVAAEKAGIAKEALEKEYPRIDEIPFESEKQYHVTLHNHNGKAIACMKGAAEKVLQFSKFRQEGDKTVPIQPDDLQGITAAANRMAQEALRVIALAYLDLPPGTGELPDDFLQRGLIFAGLVGMEDPPREEAKTAVKHCKEAGIKVVMITGDNKVTAESIARQLELPPGKAVTGAELSRMTDEELHEEVENISVFARIEPLHKLRIVNAFKSRGHVVAMTGDGVNDAPALKAADIGIAMGITGTDVAKEASNMVLADDNFASVVAAVDEGRAIFNRLRNVIFYMLSTNIGELMVLILSVLFLGQSPLMAVQILWVNLATDTAGDIPLGFEPKVGDELKKPPRRPGTGLIYPGLLLRTLFIAVLIGIGSFLLFRWAEPRMRLEAAETMTFCALNTFVWFIAFSARSDEHSVFKIGFFKNKILVLSIAFVALLQVAIVYTPFLQTAFHTAPIRLMDWGIIIGAGLALFLLEETRKHFFPRLFSWGKW; translated from the coding sequence ATGGAAAATTGGCACAATTTGAGTATTGATGAGTCATTACGGCAACTGGCGGTTCAGTCTACCGGTTTGACGGAAGATGAGGTGGGGAAACGGCGTCTTGAGTACGGCGCCAATGAACTGGAGACCAAGAAAAATATCTCCAGGCTACTCATATTCTTAAACCAGTTCAAAAGCCCGCTCATTTACGTTTTAGCCGTTGCGGCCATAGTGTCTTTCGTCATCGGGCATTCTACGGATGCATTCGTAATATTAGGCATACTGATTCTGAACGCGGCGATAGGGTTTTTCCAGGAAACGCAGGCGGAAAAGTCCATGAACGCGCTGCTGGAGCTGGCTTCTCCTAAAGCGAAGGTAAGGCGGGATAATAAGCTTGCCATCAAGCCGGCCAGAGAACTGGTGCCCGGCGATATCATACACTTGGAGGCCGGTGATAAAGTGCCTGCCGACGCCAGGCTGATAGAAGCCGCCAATCTGAAAGCCAACGAGTCCGCCCTGACCGGAGAATCCATGCCGGTGGAGAAGAACACCCGGACCATCGCCGGTGAAGCCGTGATTGCCGACCAGCTCAACATGACTTTCCTGGGGACGGCGATAACCGGCGGCCGGGCCACCGCGCTGGTGGTCAAAACCGGCATGTCCACAGAGATGGGACAGATCGCCCGCGGCTTGCAGGAAGTCAAACCGGAACCCACTCCCCTGCAGAAAAACGTCGGCCAGTTGAGCCGCTACCTGATGATCCTTTTCCTTGGCGCGACGGCGCTGCTTCTGGTCGCCGGCTTGATAAAAGGGATGAACTGGACAGAAATCTTCCTGGTGACGATAGCCGCCGCCGTATCCGCTATTCCGGAAGGGCTGCCGGCGGTATTGACCGTCGTGCTGTCCATCGGGATGCGGGCGATGGCCAAACGCAACGCCATCGTGAGGAAGCTGCTGGCAGTAGAGACTTTAGGCTCCGCCACCGTCATTTGTTCAGATAAAACGGGTACCCTGACCATGAACCAGATGACGGTACGACAACTCTTCGACGGTAATAGCTTCATCCAGGTTACCGGCGAAGGATATAACCCCAAAGGCCAGTTCATGAAAGATAACCAGCCGTTATCGGTTGAGGAGAAAGAAAAAGTCAATCTTCTCTTAAAAATCGGCGCTCTCTGCAACGATGCCAGATTAATGTCCCATAATGGGCAGCCGGGCATCATTGGCGACCCTACCGACGGCGCACTGGTGGTCGCAGCGGAAAAGGCCGGTATCGCCAAGGAAGCACTGGAAAAAGAATATCCGAGAATAGATGAAATCCCTTTCGAGAGTGAAAAGCAATACCATGTTACGCTGCATAACCATAACGGTAAGGCTATCGCCTGCATGAAAGGGGCGGCGGAAAAAGTCCTGCAATTCAGCAAGTTCCGGCAGGAAGGAGATAAGACCGTCCCTATCCAGCCGGATGACTTACAGGGGATTACCGCGGCGGCCAACCGCATGGCACAGGAAGCATTGCGCGTGATTGCGCTGGCATACCTCGATCTGCCGCCGGGCACCGGGGAATTGCCGGATGATTTTCTGCAGCGCGGCCTTATTTTCGCGGGGTTGGTGGGGATGGAAGACCCGCCGCGGGAAGAAGCCAAAACCGCCGTCAAACACTGCAAGGAAGCCGGCATCAAGGTAGTGATGATAACCGGCGATAATAAAGTTACGGCGGAGTCTATCGCCCGGCAGCTGGAGCTGCCGCCGGGCAAGGCGGTGACCGGGGCGGAGCTTTCACGGATGACGGATGAAGAACTGCATGAAGAAGTAGAAAATATTTCCGTTTTTGCACGCATCGAGCCGCTGCACAAATTGAGAATCGTCAATGCCTTTAAGAGCCGCGGGCATGTCGTCGCCATGACGGGAGACGGCGTGAATGACGCCCCGGCGCTCAAGGCCGCCGATATCGGTATCGCGATGGGCATCACCGGCACGGACGTGGCCAAGGAAGCCAGCAATATGGTTCTGGCGGATGATAATTTCGCGTCCGTGGTGGCGGCGGTGGATGAAGGGCGGGCGATATTCAACCGCTTGCGAAACGTCATTTTCTACATGCTGAGCACCAATATCGGCGAGTTAATGGTATTGATATTAAGCGTCCTGTTCCTGGGGCAGTCACCGCTGATGGCAGTACAAATTCTGTGGGTGAACCTGGCCACGGATACCGCCGGCGATATCCCGCTCGGCTTCGAGCCCAAGGTCGGCGACGAACTTAAAAAACCACCTCGGCGCCCCGGTACCGGCTTGATATATCCCGGTCTGCTGCTCCGGACGCTGTTCATAGCTGTCCTCATCGGTATCGGCTCCTTCCTGTTATTCCGCTGGGCCGAACCCCGCATGAGACTGGAAGCCGCGGAGACCATGACCTTTTGTGCCTTAAACACCTTTGTCTGGTTTATCGCCTTCAGCGCCCGCTCCGATGAACACTCCGTTTTCAAGATAGGTTTCTTCAAGAACAAAATACTGGTGCTTTCAATTGCTTTCGTCGCTTTACTACAGGTAGCCATCGTTTACACGCCGTTTTTACAGACAGCTTTTCATACCGCGCCGATACGGTTAATGGACTGGGGCATCATTATCGGCGCCGGGCTGGCCTTGTTCCTGCTGGAAGAAACCCGCAAGCACTTTTTCCCCCGCCTTTTCTCCTGGGGTAAATGGTAA
- a CDS encoding VTT domain-containing protein gives MVEPDKRTWGARKRSWFKNHWIQMLALLFSLLIIVLVAVFRHEIAGLGSYGYLGIFVLSVLGAATIIVPVPGLALVFTLGGTLNPLLVGLVSGVGGTLGETTGYLLGYGGRAVVENKRMYQRIEGWMKRWGAVTILVLAIIPNPFFDVAGAAAGALRFPIWKFFLYGGIGRIIKHTFVAFAGAWGMESILRWLN, from the coding sequence ATGGTAGAACCAGACAAGAGAACCTGGGGCGCCCGGAAAAGGTCCTGGTTCAAAAACCACTGGATCCAGATGCTGGCCCTGCTGTTTTCCCTGCTTATTATCGTGCTTGTGGCTGTTTTTCGACATGAGATAGCGGGATTAGGTAGTTATGGTTATCTGGGAATCTTTGTCCTCTCGGTGTTGGGGGCAGCCACTATTATCGTGCCGGTGCCCGGTTTGGCGCTGGTGTTTACTCTTGGGGGAACTCTGAACCCTCTTCTGGTCGGCTTGGTTTCCGGTGTCGGAGGAACTCTGGGGGAAACTACAGGCTACCTTTTAGGTTACGGTGGGCGTGCGGTAGTCGAAAACAAGCGTATGTATCAACGGATAGAAGGCTGGATGAAGCGGTGGGGTGCCGTCACAATTCTTGTTCTGGCGATCATTCCCAATCCCTTTTTCGATGTTGCTGGGGCGGCGGCCGGCGCTCTCCGGTTCCCTATCTGGAAGTTCTTTCTCTACGGAGGAATCGGGCGCATTATCAAGCATACGTTCGTGGCTTTTGCCGGGGCTTGGGGGATGGAATCTATCTTACGTTGGTTGAACTAA
- a CDS encoding response regulator transcription factor: MPSNRILVVDDEKKIVEIVKAYLERDGYKVVTAYDGKVALELTRKEHPDLVVLDLMLPEISGWDVCRTIRKESDVPIIMLTARDDTTDKIVGLELGADDYVTKPFDPKEIVSRVRAVLRRYENRPALTHVINTGDLIIDIERRMVRRGDTIIELTSTEFDLLQVLAESPGRVYTRMQLLDKIQGEAYEGYERTIDSHIKNLRKKIEIDPNHPKYIITVHGAGYKLEENSDA; encoded by the coding sequence TTGCCATCTAATAGAATTCTGGTAGTCGATGACGAAAAGAAAATCGTTGAAATTGTAAAGGCCTACCTAGAGAGGGATGGCTATAAGGTTGTTACTGCCTACGATGGCAAGGTGGCACTTGAACTAACACGAAAAGAACATCCAGATCTTGTAGTGCTGGACCTGATGCTCCCCGAAATCAGCGGCTGGGATGTTTGCCGCACAATACGTAAAGAATCGGATGTACCCATCATCATGCTTACGGCACGAGACGATACCACGGATAAAATCGTCGGGCTCGAATTAGGCGCCGACGATTACGTTACTAAGCCTTTCGACCCAAAGGAGATTGTCTCGCGGGTAAGGGCGGTGTTAAGGCGATATGAAAACAGACCCGCCCTTACGCATGTTATCAATACAGGTGATTTAATCATAGATATCGAGCGGCGTATGGTACGCCGCGGCGATACTATTATCGAGCTGACATCAACCGAATTCGACCTTCTCCAGGTTCTGGCGGAAAGCCCGGGTAGAGTCTATACCCGGATGCAGCTGCTCGACAAAATTCAGGGCGAGGCATACGAGGGTTATGAGCGAACAATAGATAGCCATATTAAAAACCTGCGTAAAAAAATTGAGATAGACCCTAACCATCCGAAATACATAATCACGGTTCACGGAGCCGGCTACAAGCTGGAGGAGAATTCGGATGCGTAG
- a CDS encoding ATP-binding protein, whose protein sequence is MRSLSWKLAGALLLIVAISVGLMAYLINLNTTREFNQYVAQGNQKNIQSTSAALSQLYSKEGNWDGIQSLLPDFLRSPNDRLVVADATGIIVGDSINQWVGKTAGSVGLSNGTTITASGQDVGELYLITSQVGNGKGFMGGGKGGTSSTPTSVATLEQDFIDRFNNSLLTTGLIVAAIALIVGLILTRQITRPIKALVNGVRQIARGNLKHRVDIRSKDELGNLGESFNAMAVNLDKAEQERKRIVADIAHDLRTPLTVIEGTVTGIQDGVFQPDKEHLDTIKEQTSLLTRLTSDLRDLSLAESGQLKLVLAPTDLADLAQRKANQFAVKAQEKGIKINTNLPGNLSNVNIDPARIEQVLGNLITNAIRHTSSGSIKISIQQVNSDAAHQVNKPSLILSVADTGEGIAEEHLPHIFERFYRVEKSRAKSEGGSGLGLAIVKQMVQAHGGNVWVESKIGKGSTFNISLPT, encoded by the coding sequence ATGCGTAGCTTAAGCTGGAAACTGGCTGGCGCCCTGTTGCTGATAGTAGCTATTTCCGTTGGACTAATGGCATATCTTATCAATCTCAATACTACCCGCGAGTTTAACCAGTATGTTGCGCAGGGTAACCAGAAGAATATTCAAAGTACGAGCGCCGCTCTAAGTCAACTTTACTCTAAAGAAGGAAACTGGGATGGGATTCAGTCATTGCTCCCCGATTTCCTCCGTTCCCCCAACGACCGGCTGGTTGTAGCTGATGCTACTGGAATAATCGTCGGCGATTCAATAAACCAGTGGGTTGGGAAGACAGCCGGCAGCGTTGGATTGAGTAACGGTACGACCATCACCGCATCCGGGCAAGATGTTGGTGAACTATACCTAATCACAAGTCAGGTGGGGAATGGTAAAGGGTTCATGGGTGGAGGAAAAGGTGGCACTTCCTCCACTCCAACTTCGGTTGCTACGCTGGAACAGGATTTTATCGACCGCTTTAACAACTCATTGTTAACCACAGGACTGATAGTCGCGGCGATTGCACTAATAGTAGGGCTCATATTGACGCGCCAGATAACACGACCGATTAAAGCGCTGGTAAACGGAGTACGCCAGATAGCGAGAGGGAATCTTAAACACAGAGTAGATATCAGATCAAAGGACGAATTAGGTAATCTTGGTGAGTCTTTTAACGCTATGGCGGTTAACCTGGACAAAGCCGAGCAGGAGCGCAAACGCATTGTGGCTGATATTGCGCATGACCTGCGTACTCCTTTAACTGTCATCGAAGGAACCGTTACCGGCATTCAGGATGGTGTATTCCAACCTGACAAAGAACACTTGGATACGATTAAAGAGCAAACATCCCTGTTAACGCGCTTAACCAGTGACTTACGCGACCTTTCCCTGGCGGAATCCGGGCAACTGAAGCTGGTTTTAGCGCCTACTGATTTGGCCGACCTGGCGCAGCGTAAGGCAAACCAGTTTGCGGTGAAAGCACAGGAAAAGGGGATTAAGATAAACACAAACTTACCGGGAAATCTTTCTAACGTCAATATCGACCCGGCCAGGATAGAGCAAGTATTAGGAAACCTGATAACTAATGCTATTCGTCATACATCTTCCGGCAGTATTAAAATCTCCATACAGCAGGTTAACAGTGATGCAGCCCATCAAGTCAATAAACCCAGCTTGATACTATCTGTAGCTGACACGGGGGAGGGAATTGCGGAGGAGCATTTACCCCATATTTTCGAGCGCTTCTACCGGGTTGAAAAATCACGGGCAAAAAGCGAAGGCGGTTCCGGTCTTGGTTTAGCTATAGTCAAGCAGATGGTGCAGGCCCACGGCGGCAATGTCTGGGTTGAGAGTAAAATAGGAAAAGGCAGCACTTTCAATATATCTCTTCCTACATAA
- a CDS encoding plasma-membrane proton-efflux P-type ATPase has translation MDNSLTIRNTTEYKEPSVAETLKLLQSSTDGLPESEVQRRLQVFGFNEVAEKKSNPILAFLSRYWGPMPWLLELAIVLSVVLKHYLEAGIIFALLTINTVIGQIQSRGSQRALEALKKRLAINARVLRDGKWLTKEAREIVPGDIISVGLGDIVPADAKLISGDLSIDQSILTGESLPVDVQESSIIYSGSIIKRGEAKCIVVNTGANTYFGKTAELVKTAKPKSHQEQIMLAIVRYMMFLGIGALILVGVYAAIIGAGILSILTFAVIFLMGAVPVALPAVMTIVQSVGAMELAKKGVLVTRLDSIEDTASIDILCLDKTGTITQNKLSIGEVIPYGNHTQNEVIMMAGLSCQEQSKDTIDMALLERSRAIDIKQHSYECVSFTPFEPATKRSEAVVAADGKQFKVIKGAPQTVLSLCRTLDEASKKNANQKVEELSRKGYRALAVARSAVDDFDSLELVGLLSLADTPRPDSKSMIKSARELGVKPLMLTGDNIAIAREIALQAGVGDKIIRMDDFRNLSETEQAKIIDESDGFAEIYPEDKYKIVKLLQSRGHMVGMTGDGVNDAPALKQAEMGIAVSSSTDVAKASASMVLTEPGLAVIIDAIKTSRHIYQRMLTWVINKVTKVIQVIGLLTIGFFWFHDIVVSLLGMTLLIFANDFVTMALATDNVKYTANPNKWNVKNITFASLVVGALLVLEGAIALFIGTHYFHLQLEQLRTFMVLTLIFTSQFRVYIVRERRYFWSSRPGRELALATIGAIAVFTILGIYGGIITPLTPYQVLFALGFSALFTLAIDFPKYEAFKKYGL, from the coding sequence ATGGATAACTCTCTAACCATAAGAAATACCACGGAGTACAAAGAGCCTTCAGTTGCAGAGACTCTCAAGCTCCTGCAATCTTCGACCGATGGATTACCCGAGTCTGAGGTTCAGCGGCGGCTCCAGGTATTTGGTTTTAATGAAGTCGCTGAAAAGAAAAGTAACCCTATATTGGCTTTCCTCTCGCGTTACTGGGGTCCGATGCCATGGCTTCTAGAACTGGCCATTGTGCTTTCGGTTGTCCTGAAGCACTATCTGGAAGCTGGCATAATATTTGCACTGCTTACAATAAATACCGTCATCGGTCAGATACAGTCGCGCGGCTCTCAACGAGCCTTGGAAGCTTTGAAGAAACGCCTGGCTATTAATGCGAGAGTATTACGGGACGGCAAGTGGCTAACTAAAGAAGCCAGGGAAATCGTGCCCGGTGATATTATCTCCGTAGGATTGGGTGATATTGTCCCGGCTGATGCCAAGCTGATTAGTGGAGACCTTTCTATCGACCAGTCGATCCTGACCGGAGAGTCTCTACCCGTAGATGTACAGGAATCATCGATCATTTACTCGGGCTCTATCATAAAGCGAGGAGAAGCAAAGTGCATCGTGGTAAACACAGGCGCAAATACGTACTTTGGCAAGACCGCAGAACTGGTTAAGACTGCCAAGCCAAAATCCCACCAGGAGCAGATAATGCTGGCCATCGTCAGGTACATGATGTTCCTGGGTATCGGGGCATTGATTCTCGTTGGCGTCTATGCAGCGATAATTGGAGCAGGCATCCTGTCGATATTGACTTTTGCTGTCATATTCCTCATGGGGGCAGTACCTGTGGCTTTACCGGCGGTGATGACTATTGTCCAGTCAGTAGGCGCGATGGAATTGGCAAAGAAAGGTGTACTGGTTACCAGGCTTGATTCGATTGAAGACACCGCTTCGATAGACATTTTATGCCTGGACAAGACCGGAACTATAACTCAGAACAAACTCTCGATAGGCGAGGTAATACCATATGGTAACCATACCCAAAATGAGGTCATTATGATGGCCGGCCTCTCCTGCCAGGAACAGAGTAAAGATACTATAGATATGGCGCTGCTGGAACGCTCCCGAGCTATTGATATCAAGCAACACTCTTACGAATGTGTTTCATTCACGCCGTTTGAGCCTGCTACTAAAAGATCAGAGGCTGTAGTCGCTGCCGATGGAAAACAATTTAAAGTTATTAAAGGCGCACCTCAGACAGTATTATCGCTTTGCAGAACACTTGACGAAGCGTCTAAAAAGAATGCGAATCAGAAAGTGGAAGAACTGTCACGGAAAGGATATCGCGCTCTGGCTGTCGCCAGATCAGCCGTTGATGATTTCGATAGTCTTGAGCTAGTTGGATTACTATCACTGGCTGATACTCCCCGGCCTGACTCCAAAAGTATGATAAAGAGCGCCAGAGAGCTTGGAGTAAAGCCGCTAATGCTCACCGGGGATAACATCGCCATCGCCAGGGAAATAGCTCTCCAGGCAGGAGTTGGGGATAAAATAATACGGATGGACGACTTCAGGAATTTAAGCGAAACAGAGCAGGCTAAGATCATCGATGAATCCGATGGGTTTGCTGAAATATACCCGGAAGACAAATACAAAATAGTCAAACTTCTTCAATCCAGAGGGCACATGGTGGGCATGACCGGCGACGGGGTCAATGACGCCCCGGCTCTGAAACAGGCGGAGATGGGCATTGCTGTAAGCAGTTCAACTGATGTAGCCAAGGCATCGGCCAGTATGGTCTTAACCGAACCAGGCCTGGCGGTGATAATAGATGCTATAAAGACAAGCCGGCACATCTACCAGAGAATGCTGACGTGGGTCATAAACAAGGTTACCAAGGTAATTCAGGTTATTGGGCTGCTCACAATCGGCTTTTTCTGGTTTCATGATATAGTCGTTTCTTTACTGGGTATGACTTTACTAATATTCGCTAATGACTTCGTAACCATGGCTCTCGCCACCGATAACGTAAAGTATACCGCTAACCCTAACAAATGGAATGTGAAGAATATTACATTTGCATCACTTGTAGTCGGCGCTTTACTTGTCTTAGAGGGAGCTATAGCACTTTTCATCGGCACACATTACTTCCACTTACAGTTGGAACAGTTACGTACTTTCATGGTGCTTACGCTGATATTTACCAGCCAGTTCAGGGTGTATATCGTAAGAGAGAGACGATATTTCTGGTCGTCACGTCCAGGCAGAGAATTGGCTCTGGCGACAATTGGGGCGATAGCTGTATTTACAATACTTGGAATATATGGTGGAATCATTACCCCGCTGACGCCCTACCAGGTTCTTTTTGCCCTGGGATTTTCAGCCCTGTTTACTCTTGCTATTGATTTCCCCAAATACGAGGCTTTCAAAAAGTATGGACTGTGA
- a CDS encoding DsrE family protein: MNNKYKVVFHIDYTARIDLGLENIVNLLADLGESKVEVELVANYEAITLLSKASNKYETQIAGLAAKGVIFAACANAMRAHNLTKNDMLEVAVVVPSAVGELIKKQAQGWAYIRP, from the coding sequence ATGAATAACAAATATAAAGTAGTGTTTCATATTGACTATACAGCAAGGATTGATTTAGGCTTGGAGAATATCGTTAACTTACTTGCCGACCTTGGAGAGTCAAAAGTGGAAGTAGAATTAGTAGCTAATTATGAAGCTATCACTTTATTATCAAAAGCCTCTAATAAGTACGAAACCCAAATTGCGGGGCTTGCTGCAAAGGGCGTAATTTTCGCTGCTTGCGCCAATGCCATGCGTGCTCATAACTTGACCAAAAACGATATGTTAGAAGTAGCCGTAGTCGTTCCTTCAGCTGTAGGAGAACTAATCAAAAAACAAGCTCAGGGCTGGGCTTATATCCGGCCTTAG
- a CDS encoding metalloregulator ArsR/SmtB family transcription factor, producing the protein MLLYAYMHEYAYYQETEKIDMRNLVKVFKVLSDESRLRVLNLLLERPCCVCEVMQALDISQSKASRILSALYDVGFLKLNKDGLWSLYSIDWDGMEVNLKSIIETTARSFEGNKMMAADQERLRKAERVGPVCVNKTSGTKAII; encoded by the coding sequence ATGTTACTATATGCATATATGCATGAATATGCATATTATCAAGAGACGGAAAAGATAGATATGAGAAATTTGGTTAAAGTATTTAAGGTTCTATCTGATGAGTCGAGGCTTAGAGTACTTAATCTTCTTCTTGAAAGACCTTGCTGTGTTTGCGAGGTTATGCAAGCACTGGATATATCGCAATCAAAGGCTTCCCGTATATTAAGTGCTTTGTATGATGTCGGTTTCCTCAAACTAAATAAAGACGGCTTATGGTCGCTTTATTCCATCGATTGGGACGGAATGGAAGTAAATTTGAAATCTATTATAGAAACGACCGCCAGATCTTTTGAAGGGAACAAGATGATGGCTGCCGACCAGGAGCGCCTGCGTAAGGCAGAGCGGGTAGGCCCCGTTTGTGTTAACAAAACATCCGGAACTAAAGCAATCATATAA
- a CDS encoding FmdE family protein, with protein MSNVPQWAWEFHGHHCPFMPLGYRMAMRAMQELGVEHEQDHGFFIIPELGVGHPQTCLMDGMQIATGATYGKSLIEKTFWGKLAAVFYHPEKGAVRLALKADFLDEFGKLEFFAYRIKGIEPSQIPADVTEKAIAWTDAQPDDKVFKIEKLPNYQFKRVKGSFNKVKCVKCGEYVFERYVRMVNGQPHCIPDSGY; from the coding sequence ATGAGTAATGTACCACAATGGGCCTGGGAGTTTCACGGACATCATTGTCCATTTATGCCGCTGGGTTACCGCATGGCGATGCGTGCCATGCAGGAGCTTGGGGTAGAACACGAGCAAGACCACGGATTTTTTATCATCCCGGAACTTGGAGTAGGACATCCGCAAACATGTCTCATGGACGGTATGCAGATAGCCACGGGAGCCACCTACGGCAAATCCTTAATAGAAAAGACTTTTTGGGGCAAGCTGGCGGCGGTCTTTTATCACCCGGAGAAAGGCGCAGTCCGTTTGGCGTTGAAGGCTGACTTCCTTGATGAATTTGGTAAGCTTGAATTCTTCGCTTACCGTATTAAGGGTATAGAGCCCTCTCAAATCCCAGCCGATGTTACGGAAAAAGCTATTGCCTGGACGGATGCCCAGCCGGACGATAAGGTCTTCAAGATTGAAAAATTGCCCAACTATCAATTCAAACGCGTAAAGGGGTCATTCAACAAGGTTAAGTGCGTCAAATGCGGCGAGTATGTTTTTGAACGTTACGTGAGAATGGTAAACGGACAGCCTCATTGCATCCCTGACTCCGGATACTAA